A stretch of Pseudomonas sp. 7SR1 DNA encodes these proteins:
- a CDS encoding sterol desaturase family protein yields MNFILYAVPFFFVLIAVELLADRWRGVSHYRVADAINSLSTGVLSTTTGLLTKGVGLVTYAFALEHLAIVRLPADQTWVWVLAFVFYDFCYYWLHRMGHERNILWAAHSVHHQSEDYNLSTALRQTSTGFVLSWIFYLPLAVLGVPLVVFVSVAALNLLYQFWVHTQHIPKLGWLEWCFVTPSNHRAHHAQNLLYMDRNYGGVFIIWDRLFGTFQEEDDNEPVIFGVTTPLASWNPLWANLQFYAQLWTDARRAEHGWDKLRIWFMPTGWRPADVAARYPLNKPDLSRFRKFDVPLDRRQQWYVALQFCVYIALGSYLMNLENSLPVAALVLGWGTVAFGIFVLGVALEDRPWARRLELLRLASNLPLVWLAPLVGLWPASPVAWVGLLCYSLLSCIGLYCCRHRLTRWAS; encoded by the coding sequence ATGAATTTCATTCTGTATGCCGTGCCGTTCTTCTTCGTCCTGATAGCCGTCGAGCTGCTGGCCGACCGTTGGCGTGGCGTGAGCCACTACCGGGTCGCCGACGCGATCAACAGCCTGAGCACCGGCGTGCTGTCCACCACTACCGGCCTGCTGACCAAGGGCGTGGGATTGGTGACCTATGCCTTCGCCCTGGAGCACCTGGCCATTGTGCGGTTGCCTGCCGACCAGACCTGGGTCTGGGTGCTGGCCTTCGTGTTCTACGATTTCTGCTACTACTGGCTGCACCGCATGGGGCATGAACGCAATATCCTCTGGGCCGCTCATTCTGTGCATCACCAGAGCGAGGACTACAACCTCTCCACCGCCTTGCGCCAGACCAGCACGGGCTTTGTGTTGAGTTGGATTTTCTACTTGCCGCTGGCGGTGCTGGGCGTGCCGCTGGTGGTGTTCGTCAGCGTCGCGGCGTTGAATCTGTTGTATCAGTTCTGGGTTCATACCCAGCACATTCCCAAGCTCGGTTGGCTGGAGTGGTGCTTCGTTACGCCGTCCAATCATCGTGCCCACCATGCGCAGAACCTTCTCTATATGGATCGCAACTACGGAGGGGTGTTCATTATTTGGGACCGTCTGTTCGGCACCTTCCAGGAAGAAGACGATAACGAGCCGGTGATCTTTGGCGTGACCACGCCGCTGGCGAGCTGGAATCCGCTGTGGGCCAACCTGCAGTTCTACGCACAATTGTGGACGGATGCCCGGCGGGCAGAGCATGGGTGGGACAAGCTGCGCATCTGGTTCATGCCCACAGGCTGGAGGCCGGCGGACGTCGCGGCCAGGTACCCGCTGAACAAGCCGGACCTGAGCCGTTTCCGCAAGTTCGACGTACCGCTGGACAGGCGCCAGCAGTGGTATGTGGCGCTGCAGTTCTGTGTCTACATAGCGCTGGGCAGTTATCTGATGAACCTGGAGAACAGCCTGCCGGTCGCCGCCCTGGTGCTGGGCTGGGGGACGGTTGCGTTCGGGATCTTCGTGTTGGGCGTGGCCCTGGAGGATCGGCCGTGGGCGCGGCGGCTGGAACTGTTGCGCCTGGCTTCGAACCTGCCCCTGGTGTGGCTGGCGCCCTTGGTCGGATTATGGCCAGCCAGCCCGGTGGCTTGGGTCGGCTTGCTCTGCTACAGCCTGCTCAGCTGCATCGGCCTTTACTGCTGCCGCCATCGCCTCACTCGTTGGGCGTCGTAG
- a CDS encoding COG3014 family protein, with protein sequence MASRAVFSVALGAITLLSGCSVFRNYDSELAQTNQQLASGNVDAALTLLEKNNSKDKDLLYYFEKGELLRAKGDLSGSQTAWTSADQQVGQWEDAVKLDTARYAAQFASFLVNDKVRRYEGYDYEKVMLTTQMALNLLAVNDFDGARTQIKKTHEREAVIADLRDKQYLKREEEAEQQGVRTEYKDLQGYPVASLDAPEVVGLKNSYQSAFSHYLAGFVYEALGEKNLAAPGYRKAAELRPNTPLLEQALLNLDKPAAKNDDSDVLIVVQSGLAPARDSIRIPLPLPISGNVVITPLSFPVIKPDTSTATFAQIGVDGRQLDLTQLNSTTAMSRRALRDDMPGIILRTTVRAITRGVAQKQINETNPLAGLAVGLTSAVLEGADTRTWRTLPDYTQVVRLRLKKGEHEVTLPNATGGSVVKVMVDQRYQVVSLRAVGNQVFAGGLAARVIPSANPTAIASLKQP encoded by the coding sequence ATGGCCTCCCGTGCCGTTTTCTCGGTCGCTCTCGGTGCGATCACCTTGCTGTCCGGCTGTTCGGTTTTCCGTAATTACGACAGCGAACTGGCCCAGACCAACCAACAGCTCGCCTCCGGCAACGTCGATGCGGCCCTGACCCTGCTGGAAAAGAACAACAGCAAGGACAAGGACCTGCTGTACTACTTCGAAAAAGGGGAGCTGCTGCGGGCCAAGGGCGATCTGTCCGGCAGCCAGACGGCCTGGACCAGCGCGGACCAGCAGGTCGGCCAGTGGGAAGACGCGGTCAAGCTGGACACCGCCAGGTATGCCGCCCAGTTCGCCAGCTTCCTGGTCAACGACAAGGTCCGGCGCTATGAGGGTTATGACTACGAAAAGGTCATGCTGACCACGCAGATGGCCCTGAACCTGCTCGCCGTGAACGACTTCGATGGCGCCCGGACCCAGATCAAGAAAACCCACGAACGCGAAGCGGTGATCGCCGACCTGCGGGACAAGCAGTACCTCAAGCGCGAAGAAGAGGCCGAGCAGCAAGGGGTCAGGACCGAGTACAAGGACCTGCAGGGCTATCCGGTGGCCAGCCTCGACGCGCCGGAAGTGGTCGGCCTCAAGAACAGTTATCAGAGCGCATTCAGCCATTATCTGGCCGGTTTCGTCTATGAGGCCCTGGGCGAGAAAAACCTGGCCGCACCGGGTTATCGCAAGGCCGCCGAGCTGCGTCCCAATACCCCGCTGCTGGAACAGGCACTGCTCAACCTCGACAAGCCTGCCGCAAAGAACGATGACAGCGACGTCCTGATCGTGGTGCAGAGCGGCCTGGCGCCGGCCCGTGATTCGATCCGCATCCCCCTGCCCCTGCCCATCAGCGGCAATGTCGTCATCACGCCATTGTCGTTCCCGGTGATCAAGCCCGACACCTCCACCGCCACCTTCGCCCAGATCGGCGTCGATGGCCGCCAGTTGGACCTGACCCAACTCAACAGCACCACCGCCATGTCCCGCCGCGCCCTGCGCGATGACATGCCGGGCATCATCCTGCGCACCACCGTGCGCGCCATCACCCGTGGCGTAGCGCAGAAACAGATCAACGAAACCAACCCACTGGCCGGCCTGGCCGTAGGCCTCACCTCGGCCGTGCTCGAAGGCGCAGACACCCGGACCTGGCGCACCCTGCCGGACTACACCCAAGTGGTACGCCTGCGCCTCAAGAAAGGCGAGCACGAAGTCACCCTGCCCAACGCCACAGGCGGCTCGGTGGTCAAGGTGATGGTCGACCAGCGTTACCAAGTGGTCAGCCTGCGGGCCGTGGGCAATCAGGTCTTCGCCGGTGGCCTGGCCGCCCGGGTGATCCCGAGCGCCAACCCGACCGCCATCGCCAGCCTCAAGCAACCTTAA
- a CDS encoding DedA family protein, which produces MLQQFLNDFGYLALFIGTFFEGETILVLAGFLAFRGYMDINLVVVVAFCGSYAGDQLWYFLGRKHGRKLLARKPRWQLMGDRALEHIRRHPDIWVLSFRFVYGLRTVMPVAIGLSGYPPGRYLLLNGIGAAIWATALAAAAYHFGAVLEGMLGSIKKYELWVLGALLVLGLCLWLRRRIKNARLARKTLEAERLEQARPGEPTTPNE; this is translated from the coding sequence ATGCTCCAACAATTTCTCAATGACTTCGGCTACCTGGCCCTGTTCATCGGCACGTTCTTCGAAGGTGAAACCATCCTGGTGCTCGCAGGCTTCCTGGCGTTCCGTGGCTACATGGACATCAACCTGGTGGTCGTCGTGGCGTTCTGCGGCAGCTACGCGGGCGACCAGCTATGGTACTTCCTGGGTCGCAAGCATGGTCGCAAGCTATTGGCGCGCAAGCCCCGCTGGCAATTGATGGGTGATCGTGCCCTGGAGCACATTCGTCGGCATCCGGACATCTGGGTCCTGAGCTTCCGCTTCGTCTACGGGCTGCGTACGGTCATGCCGGTGGCCATCGGCCTCTCGGGCTATCCGCCGGGCCGCTACCTCTTGCTCAATGGCATTGGCGCAGCCATCTGGGCCACGGCGCTGGCCGCCGCCGCTTATCACTTCGGCGCGGTCCTCGAAGGCATGCTGGGCAGCATCAAGAAATATGAACTGTGGGTACTTGGCGCACTGCTGGTGCTGGGCCTGTGCCTGTGGTTGCGACGCCGTATCAAGAATGCACGCCTGGCTCGCAAGACCCTCGAAGCCGAGCGGCTGGAGCAAGCCAGGCCAGGCGAACCTACGACGCCCAACGAGTGA
- the elbB gene encoding isoprenoid biosynthesis glyoxalase ElbB produces MSKKVAVILSGCGVYDGAEIHESVITLLRLDQRGAQVQCFAPNIAQLHVINHLTGEEMPESRNVLVESARIARGNVKDLREARVEDFDALIIPGGFGSAKNLSNFAVEGAGCTVQPQVLELTEAFAEAGKPVGLICISPALAAKIYGPGVTCTIGTDVDTAAAVTKMGGSHEDCAVTDIVEDTARKLVSTPAYMLAQNISEAASGINKLVDRVLELTHENDI; encoded by the coding sequence ATGAGCAAAAAAGTTGCAGTGATCCTTTCCGGCTGTGGCGTGTACGACGGCGCCGAGATCCACGAAAGCGTGATCACCTTGCTGCGCCTTGATCAGCGCGGCGCGCAAGTGCAGTGCTTCGCCCCCAATATCGCCCAGTTGCATGTGATCAATCACCTGACCGGCGAGGAAATGCCCGAAAGCCGCAACGTGCTGGTGGAGTCGGCCCGGATCGCCCGGGGCAACGTGAAGGACCTGCGCGAAGCCAGGGTCGAGGACTTCGATGCCCTGATTATTCCCGGGGGCTTCGGCTCGGCGAAAAACCTGTCCAACTTTGCCGTCGAAGGGGCCGGTTGCACGGTGCAACCGCAAGTCCTGGAGCTGACCGAAGCCTTCGCCGAGGCCGGCAAGCCGGTAGGACTGATCTGCATTTCCCCGGCGCTGGCCGCGAAGATCTACGGCCCCGGCGTAACCTGCACCATCGGCACGGATGTCGACACAGCGGCGGCGGTGACCAAGATGGGGGGCTCCCACGAAGACTGCGCCGTCACCGACATCGTCGAAGACACTGCGCGCAAACTGGTGAGTACCCCGGCCTACATGCTGGCGCAGAACATCAGCGAAGCGGCCTCAGGCATCAATAAACTGGTGGACCGCGTGCTGGAACTGACCCACGAGAACGACATCTGA
- a CDS encoding cytochrome c/FTR1 family iron permease: protein MIAPLRFLGWLALPLLALCSPHLLADTLEGAPQALHLLDYIGADYPATVEAGKVIDESEYREQLEFIQVLEGLVVALPAKPEKAELTQGIGALRNAISQRQDGAEVARMARQMGARLAVAYEVSQAPVITPDPARGASLYAQNCSVCHGDSGAGDGPAGVGLEPPPANLRDSKRLDNLSLYAIYSTLGLGVEGTDMPAFADQLDDRQRWDLATYIASFSADPAAAKGEQTFNLADLARQTPAEVLATQGPAAAATFRAQRAQPPQVQRGPAQLLDYTAATLDKSIAAYRAGEHDQAYDLSVAAYLEGFELVESSLDNVDANVRKDTEKALMAYRQSLQDGLPVEQAEQRLAAAKAKLEESAGLLGGDGLSWSLSYISGLLILLREGLEAILVLAAILAFLRNTGQQSAVRSVNVGWGLALLAGLATWGLAAYVIDVSGAQRELLEGATALFASVMVLWLGVWMHDRRHAAAWQDYIKSSLVGGGGRFGFAILAFFSVYRELFEVILFYETLWLQAGPAGHDAVLAGGATALVLLVGLAWVILRGSARLPLALFFSINAALLCALSVVFAGHGVKALQEAGIFGTRPVAFFDFDWLGIHADAYSLAAQVIAIVAIVVLYGRSWVAEKRRVQAS, encoded by the coding sequence ATGATTGCCCCGCTTCGTTTTCTGGGCTGGCTTGCGCTACCGTTGCTGGCCCTGTGTAGCCCCCATTTGCTGGCCGATACCCTTGAAGGCGCCCCACAGGCGCTGCATCTGCTGGATTACATCGGTGCGGATTACCCGGCGACAGTGGAGGCGGGGAAGGTCATCGACGAGTCCGAATACCGCGAACAACTGGAATTCATCCAGGTGCTGGAGGGGCTGGTCGTTGCGCTGCCGGCCAAGCCGGAAAAGGCCGAGCTGACACAGGGCATCGGCGCCCTGCGTAACGCGATCAGCCAACGCCAGGATGGCGCCGAGGTGGCCCGAATGGCCCGCCAGATGGGGGCCCGGCTGGCGGTGGCCTATGAGGTCAGCCAGGCACCGGTCATCACCCCGGACCCTGCTCGCGGGGCATCGCTGTACGCTCAGAACTGCTCGGTTTGCCATGGCGACAGCGGCGCTGGCGATGGCCCTGCCGGTGTCGGCCTGGAGCCGCCGCCCGCCAACCTGCGCGACAGCAAACGACTGGACAACCTTAGCCTCTATGCCATCTACAGCACCCTCGGCCTGGGCGTCGAAGGCACCGACATGCCGGCATTCGCCGACCAGCTCGACGACCGTCAGCGCTGGGACCTGGCGACCTACATCGCCAGCTTCAGTGCCGATCCTGCCGCCGCGAAGGGCGAGCAGACCTTCAATCTCGCCGACCTGGCTCGCCAGACGCCGGCCGAAGTCCTGGCGACGCAAGGCCCGGCCGCTGCGGCCACCTTCCGCGCCCAGCGTGCCCAGCCGCCTCAGGTCCAGCGCGGCCCGGCGCAATTGCTCGATTACACTGCCGCCACCCTGGATAAAAGCATCGCGGCGTACCGTGCCGGTGAGCATGACCAGGCTTACGATCTGTCGGTAGCCGCCTATCTGGAAGGTTTCGAGCTGGTGGAGAGCTCGCTGGATAACGTGGATGCAAACGTGCGCAAGGATACGGAAAAAGCCTTGATGGCCTACCGTCAGTCCTTGCAGGACGGCCTGCCGGTGGAGCAGGCCGAGCAGCGCCTGGCGGCGGCGAAGGCCAAGCTGGAGGAATCCGCGGGCTTGCTGGGCGGCGATGGCCTGAGCTGGTCGCTGAGCTACATTTCCGGCCTGCTGATCCTGTTGCGCGAGGGGTTGGAAGCGATCCTGGTGCTGGCGGCGATCCTGGCGTTCCTGCGCAATACCGGCCAGCAATCGGCGGTTCGCAGCGTCAACGTCGGTTGGGGGCTGGCGCTGCTGGCCGGCCTGGCGACCTGGGGCCTGGCTGCCTATGTGATCGACGTCAGCGGCGCCCAGCGTGAGCTGCTCGAGGGCGCAACGGCCCTGTTCGCCAGCGTGATGGTGCTGTGGCTGGGTGTGTGGATGCACGACCGGCGTCACGCCGCGGCCTGGCAGGACTACATCAAGAGCAGCCTGGTCGGCGGTGGTGGCCGTTTCGGCTTTGCCATCCTGGCGTTTTTCTCGGTTTATCGCGAGCTGTTCGAAGTGATCCTGTTCTACGAGACCCTGTGGCTGCAGGCTGGCCCTGCCGGGCATGACGCCGTGCTGGCGGGTGGCGCGACGGCTCTGGTACTACTGGTGGGGCTGGCCTGGGTGATCCTGCGCGGTTCGGCGCGCTTGCCGCTGGCGCTGTTCTTCAGCATCAACGCGGCGTTGCTGTGCGCCTTGTCGGTGGTGTTCGCCGGCCATGGCGTGAAGGCCCTGCAGGAGGCCGGCATCTTCGGAACTCGTCCGGTGGCGTTCTTTGACTTCGACTGGCTGGGCATTCACGCCGATGCCTATTCGTTGGCGGCCCAGGTGATCGCGATCGTGGCGATTGTCGTGTTGTATGGACGCAGTTGGGTGGCGGAGAAGCGGCGGGTTCAGGCGTCCTGA
- the hemB gene encoding porphobilinogen synthase — translation MSFTPANRLFPATRLRRNRRDEFSRRLVRENVLTTNDLILPVFVLDGENRREEVASMPGVERLTIDLLLEEAANWVELGIPALALFPVTPPGLKSLDAAEAWNPEGIAQRATRALRERFPELGVITDVALDPFTTHGQDGILDEDGYVQNDITVDALVRQALSHAEAGAQVVAPSDMMDGRIQAIREALEVAGHVNVRIMAYSAKYASAYYGPFRDAVGSALNLGKANKASYQMDPANSQEALHEVAADLSEGADMVMVKPGMPYLDILCRVKDEFKVPTFVYQVSGEYAMHMAAIQNGWLSEGVILESLTAFKRAGADGILTYFAVRAAQLLREQK, via the coding sequence GTGAGCTTTACCCCCGCCAACCGTCTGTTCCCTGCCACCCGCCTGCGTCGCAATCGCCGTGATGAATTCTCTCGTCGGTTGGTGCGTGAAAACGTTCTGACCACCAACGACCTGATCCTGCCGGTGTTCGTACTGGATGGGGAGAACCGCCGTGAGGAAGTGGCATCAATGCCCGGCGTGGAACGCCTGACCATCGACCTGCTGCTGGAAGAGGCCGCCAACTGGGTGGAGCTGGGCATTCCAGCGCTGGCGTTGTTTCCGGTGACGCCACCGGGGCTCAAGTCCCTGGATGCCGCCGAAGCCTGGAACCCGGAGGGTATCGCCCAGCGCGCGACCCGTGCCTTGCGCGAGCGTTTCCCTGAACTGGGGGTGATCACCGACGTGGCGCTGGACCCGTTCACCACCCACGGGCAGGACGGCATCCTCGATGAAGACGGTTACGTGCAGAACGATATCACCGTCGATGCGCTGGTCAGGCAGGCGCTGTCCCACGCCGAGGCGGGTGCCCAGGTGGTGGCGCCGTCTGACATGATGGACGGTCGCATCCAGGCGATCCGCGAAGCCCTCGAGGTGGCCGGTCACGTCAACGTGCGCATCATGGCCTATTCGGCCAAGTACGCCAGCGCCTATTACGGCCCGTTCCGCGATGCGGTCGGCTCGGCCCTGAACCTGGGCAAGGCGAACAAGGCCTCCTACCAGATGGACCCGGCCAACAGCCAGGAAGCCCTGCACGAAGTGGCCGCCGACCTGTCGGAAGGGGCCGACATGGTCATGGTCAAGCCAGGCATGCCTTACCTCGACATTCTTTGCCGGGTGAAAGACGAATTCAAAGTCCCGACCTTTGTCTACCAGGTCAGCGGCGAATACGCCATGCACATGGCCGCCATCCAGAACGGCTGGCTGAGTGAAGGGGTGATCCTCGAATCATTGACCGCTTTCAAGCGCGCAGGGGCTGATGGCATCCTGACTTACTTCGCCGTGCGCGCCGCCCAATTGCTACGAGAGCAGAAATAG
- a CDS encoding YcfL family protein: MRLKLIAVGALALLAGCATPPPPEPGSAASKVVAMGKTKNIVVGAMRVARENGYMTVNVQLSNTSYNNKTMYYRFAWLGPEGFPIAEEETWKSLTLYGEQTSFLPAIAPTPKAVDFRLEINTP, encoded by the coding sequence ATGCGTTTAAAACTGATCGCCGTCGGCGCCCTGGCCTTGCTGGCCGGTTGCGCCACCCCGCCGCCACCGGAGCCGGGCAGCGCTGCCAGCAAGGTCGTGGCCATGGGCAAAACCAAGAACATCGTGGTGGGTGCCATGCGCGTGGCACGGGAAAACGGCTACATGACCGTCAATGTGCAACTGAGCAATACCAGCTACAACAACAAGACGATGTACTACCGCTTCGCCTGGCTGGGACCTGAGGGTTTCCCTATCGCCGAGGAAGAAACCTGGAAAAGCCTGACGCTCTATGGCGAACAGACCAGCTTCCTGCCGGCCATCGCTCCGACACCAAAGGCCGTGGATTTCCGGTTGGAAATCAATACCCCTTAA